The sequence CCCGTTTTAATAATTTTGCTCAGCCCTCATCGTTATTGTAGAAGGAGGTAGTATCACGAAATGATACGTTGGCACACACCGacagatggaaatctttaccaaACTGATCTGGCTCTAAATTTCCCACCACACTTTGACTGAAGGAGAGCGGTTAGATCAGAGGGGAGGGAGGGGCAGGATACTGAAGTACAAACAATGGTCAGCCACAGTGAATCACAGAGCCCTTCTCAAAGACCTAGGATAAGCAGAGCAgattaaataaacagataaGGCTGAACGTTTTAGGAGCTGGGGATAGAAAATGTTTGGTTGATGGACACCCTCTGAACTCTGCATTGCTTAGTGCGCCATGGCAACTTCAGAGCAGTTTCACTGTTGTGACTGAGAGCTATGTACTGCAGCAAACCCCAGCCAATTGCATACAGATATATAATACTGTTAgggttctttttatttaaactgggGTTCTGAACCTAACATTGCTGCAAACACTTGCATGGATTAAGTTGAAGACTTTTTAATCCATCATAGGCTACATGAAAACGTTAGAATTAGAGATCATCTGCTCGTGTCTCTGTCAAATTGGTCTTTGCTGCAGTTCTGATGAACCTCAGACTACTATTCAGAAAGGAGGAACTCTCTCGATGCAGTTCCCACAAAAGAGTGAGGGGAAAGAGTTGAAGATCCTCGTCCAGCCTGAGACCCAACACAGAGCCCGCTATCTGACTGAAGGCAGCAGAGGATCCGTGAAGGACCGCACTCAGCAGGGCTTCCCTACTGTAAAGGTAATTGTAAAACCCCTCTGTAGTTAATGTTGAAATTCTACTGCTTTAGCATCCCTGTGTTTAACGTTAGCATAAGGTGAAAGTAAGTGCTGATATTGAATTTATTACTTGCAACATTTTCCAAAGAAGTTGGGGCACTCCTGGGCTTCcctacaactttttttttttttaacaatactgTATTGAACTGAGAAGACAAGTTGCTGtcattttgaaagcaaaatggtCCCTCAATTTTCATTTGAGCCTCCTAACAGATAGGCCTCTTGTGTTTTACGTATATCAAATGTTTTCTCCAAGTGATGGGTCTGGACTGTGTTCACTGACAATGATTTTGTGAAGTGTTCCACTTGTGTTCAAGTGGATATCCACGTCCTTGGGAGGATGAAATGAAGTGTCAGAGTCTGTAATATTTCATGAGACTGTTAGTTctcactgctgttcacaaatgaGGACGTTGGATGAGGAAATCAGCTCCTTCAGACTGTCAGTCACTTATCAGGAATCCAACTTTCACTtgagttcatgtgtgaaaacagggACCTAAGCTTTAAGGAGCTGTAGCTTGATGAAAAAGGAATTAAATTTTATGTACTCGCTCAGACTAAAGCTGAGCTGTAGTTAACCGACTtcaaaagcagacaaaaaccaGACGTTAGTCAGAACAGGCACATTGTCTTGTGTTTGATCATTCATTTGCCCAGGTTCTGCAGATGGTCACAAGGCAGCCAGAGCCCAGAAATGACAGGTGAAtccaaactgataaaacaatcaCCAAAGCCATAAAGAACTAAAGCTGACCGATTTGCATCTGAAAGCAGAATCCAATAATAAATTAAGCTAACaatgtccttgagcaagacatTGACACCATCAATGTCAGGGCAGGTAGGTGAAGATGCACAAGTTCAGCTGAATGCACAGAACTGATTGGGCATTATATGATGGAATAGTGTAAACTGGGAGCTCATTATTAGCACAGAAGTTTCAGAAATAAGCAGTTCATAGTCCATAGTTTTGTATGAAAATGTTATGACACAGCAGATCTACAATGAGCTCCGTTTGATTGCTCATCTGTTTTTGCCTTGCACAGTTGGAGGGAGTGAGCGAGCCAGTGGTTTTGCAGGTGTTCGTTGGCACCGATGCTGGCCGCGTGAAGCCTCATGGGTTTTACCAAGCCTGCAGGGTTACTGGTCGCAACACCACAGCCTGCAAGGAGGTTGATATTGAAGGCACAACTGTTATCGAAGTGTCCCTGGATCCAAGCTCCAACATGACCCTAGCGTACGTGCttttaaaactgaaattgtGTCATTTAAGTGATAGTTGTTAGTCCTACTAAGAACATTTCCTTATAATTGCCAAAATCCTCTTGAGAGCAAGTAAACCCAAGTTAACACTGCCCCTCACTGCAGGGTGGACTGTGTTGGGATCCTGAAGCTCCGCAACGCTGATGTAGAGGCTCGCATTGGGGTGGCCGGATCAAAGAAGAAGAGCACACGTGCTCGGCTCGTGTTTCGGGTCAACATCCCCCGTCCAGATGGTTCAGTGCTTACACTACAGACTCCCTCATCTCCAATCCTGTGTAGTAAGTCATTTTTCTCATACTTTGACTGGAAATACTATGTTGTGAAGTCGGTATATTAGTTAAACCACTTAAAAAAACTTTGTGCAGAAAATTATCCAGCAAGGTTTAATTACAAGGTATTATTTACGATATTCATGTAGTTATGACAGGTTAAGTGTGCGAAAATGGGTAGCTGACCTGTAACATGCCTGTTAATAATGACTATAATAATGTAAACTGAATTTTTTTCAGCTCCTGTTTCTCCATTTTTAGAGTCAGAGATCAGGAGACTATTGTCTTCTGATATCAACATTTGGAGAGGAAGGAGACAAAGATCCCATTAGACTGAGTTGTTTAATAATGCCTACAGAATGCAGAAGTACAAAGGTGTGGTTGTTTTTATAAACAGGAAAGACGCTTAGGGCCGTAAAAAAATATCTGTGTCAGTGGATTTGGGAGAATTTGCTCTGAGAGTGGcaggggagaaagagagggcaAGGACGAAACAATAGGTGTGTGAACTTCTATTGTTTACACGGAGCCAGCATACAACCCAGGGAAATATCTTTCCacgaaacaagaaaaaacagtaATCCTGCTTGGCATcttagtgtgtgtgcatgtctgtacgtgtgcgtgtgtgggggCGGATATTACTCATATCATGGGGACTTAAATCTGTTTATACAGTCATATTATGGAGACTGTAACTCGTGACCTGACGAGGTAGTTATAAGATTGGGTTAGATCTGAGAAAGTAATGGTTATGTTTAAGGTTGACATGGTTAATAATATcctttgaagtgtgtgtgtgtgtgtgtgtgtgtgtgtgtgtgtgtgtgtgtgtgtgtgtgtgtgtgtgtgtgtgtgtgtgtgtgtgtgtgtgtgtagacaatGCCCCCCAAAATCAGTGTTGAAGGTAAAGGGTATGTTAAGCatttgcatttacagttttctCAATACTTGGTgatcagtttttcatttttgataaaatatctttgaaatatttatatttactgaaagttttaatttgaaaaggcAAAACAAAGCTGCCAATCTCCTTAgaaatttttgttttcatatccatccatccatcgtcatccgctttgtccggggtcgggtcgcgggggcagcagcctaagcaaagaggcccagacctccctctccccagccacctcctccagcttgtccgggggaataccaaggcgttcccaggccagccgagagatataatctctccagcgtgtcctggatctgccccggggcctcctcccggtgagacatgcctggaacacctcacccaggaggcgcccagggggcatccttgtcagatgcccgaaccacctcagctggctcctttcgatgtggagcagcagcggctctactctgagcccctcccggatggccgaacttctcaccctatctctaagggagaggccagccacccttcggaggaagctcatttctgccgcttgtatccgcgatctcgttctttcggtcactacccacagctcgtggccataggtgagggtagggacgtagatcgaccggtaaattgagagcttcgcttttacactcagctccctcttcaccacgacggaccggtgcagcgtccgcattactgcagctgcagccccaatccgtctgtcgatctccggctcccttctcccatcactcgcgaacaagaccccgagatacttgaactcctccacttggggcaggaactcatccccgacccggagtgggcactccacccttttccggctgagaaccatggcctcagatttggaggtgctgatcctcattcccgctgcttcgcactcggctgcgaaccgttccagtgcgagctggaggccttcacccgatgaagccaacagaaccacatcatctgcaaaaatcagagatgagattctgaggccaccaaagcgaaagccctccgccacttggctgcgcctagaaatcctgtccataaaaattatgaacagaaccggagacaaagggcagccctttgttttcatattagtTTTTTGAATCACTGCTTCAGTCCTTTCAGCATGAATTTCTTTGCTGTTACTGttagatttcattttatttctgccTGGGTTGCacgtataaataaaactttaaaacataaaTGCATGACGTGTATCTGCTGTGTTTACAGCCCAGCCAGCAGGAGTGCCTGAAATACTGAAAAAGTCACTGCACAGCTGTTCAGTGAGGGGTGGAGAGGAGGTCTTCATCATTGGAAAAAACTTTCTTAAAGACACCAAAGTCATATTTCACGAGAATGCCTCTGGTCAGTAGTAAAGCTTTATGTTTTGCATGGTTATTATAGGTGAGGTCATTTCTCTGGTTGATGCTTTACATCGTTTCTGTGTTTCAGATGAGAAGTCATGGAAGGCAGAGGCTGAAATTGACATGGAGCTTTTtcaccaggtgtgttttttatctatttttaatcttttttgtgACAAACAATTATGGTAATGGCTAACGAGCTCAGTACATAGATGCAGCCATTTCAGACTGGTAAGTGGCTTTAGATGTAATCATCTTAAATGGCTGCTGTTCAAAGGTTTGAGTAGTCTCATTGTGTTCTGACCTAATTACACTCCATCTTAAAGGCTATTACTGAGTGTGTCTCAACAGTCCAGTCTGAACCTTTGCTCTTGTTAAATGACATGACCAGAGCGATGAATCTGCAGCTGCCAAATGAAAGTATTCACATTTTGCTAAGACCTTGACACCCTCATAAACCAGTTTTACAGTTATCTGAAGTTGTGATGTGTATTGTTTGGAAAGGCTGAACAAACATGATTGAATGAACCAACTCGGCTAACTATGCTTTGATGATTTGAAAGATAATTTGGCATTACTTTGGTCGGTTAATGGTCTTCTGTGCTTCTTCATTATTGAGCCAAGTTTTACCGCCACCAGCTGCTGGTAGCTGGAAGTGCTACTGTCATTGATATTTAGTTGACATGGCTGCATGTTAGTGGCTAACACATCTGCCTCAGACACAATCAGATCCCAGGGTCAAGGCTGGAATGCTAGTGGACTCAAAGTGCTGGTCCCAAGCCTGGATAAATGGGAGGGTTGCATGTAGGATTAATATTAATAGCAAAATAATATCAATATCTGGTAGCTGCAAATCCATCGTCTACAGCGAGAGTAAGAAATATGATTTATTGCCCATTTATATTTGGTGTCACTGTGATGTCAGATGTGTCATAGAAATCTCTATAGCAGAATGCTGAAGTTGGGTAGTCTTATTGTTGTAGTCGTGTTtgctgatgattttttttgtttatcatcCCAAAGAATCACCTGATAGTAAAGGTTCCTCCCTACCAGAACCAAGTCATCACATCTAAAGTGTGTGTAGGAATCTACGTGGTGACGAATGCTGGGAGATCCCATGACGTTCAGCCATTTACTTACACTCCAGATCCAGGTTTGTTTGAATCCGTTTCACACTAATTCACATGAAGTGTGTCCTTTTTACAATCGGCTGATAGAAAGATGACCATGAAAATGTAATCGGGATTCTGGTAACCTTGCATGTAGCCTTCAGATTACTGGGTCATTTCCCACACAAGGCTGATTAGATTTACTGACTGGTACCAAAGCAGACCAACCTAGTTAGAAAATAAAGCTGGATTGTATTTAACACCCCAGACACACAGGCCAAATTTTCACTCTCTAGGTGTTTGGCCTTGAGGAATACACATTCTTTTCCTGGTGACCGATGGTTGCCAGGGGTTCGCAAACCAGTCTATCAGCCTGTGTGATTGGGccttaaaaacttttttgttttaatatataatTATGCTTTTATGAATGTTCTTGTGTATAGTAGTCATAAGACTTACATCACTTCTTTGTTGAGTATATCAATATATTGTCATTGTTATTTTAGCAGTCATTACCTTTTAAATTGTCTCTTTACTAGTTAATTTGATATCCTTTTAGTCCTCTGGGTAAAACACTGTAAGGTGTGACAAAgtaactaaactaaaatttaGTAAGCAATTTAATTAGCTGTCCACTCACATCATATGTAGCTTTACTTAACTAACATTTTTGCTGTGCattgatttttgtcattttgctgACACTTGCAGCAACAATCGATGTTCCTGTGAAGAAAGAGTTGCCTTCTCCAGTGAAGACGTGTTCTTTTGATGAGCAAATTAaaggttattttttatttatttcaattttttaaCAAAGACACCAAGGTTTCCTATATATAGTAAAGTGAatacatggaaaaaaatgtaatgtaatccTTGCTACTCGTACGGTTGTAGATAGATCCCTGATGCCTTTGTTGTCTTTAGTAAAGAGAGAAGATGTCACTCCAATGGAGGTGACAAGCAACCTTCAGTCTTCAGGAGTATTTAAGGTGAAGCTTTTATCTTATATGTTGCTTTcataatttgttttaaagtcaAGTCGTTCAGTTCGTTCATGTTTTATTGTCCCTGAAATAAAGCATAAAGGTAGTATTCTGTGTTTTGAAAAAGAGAATAACAGTGATGCATAACTGAAAAGCAAAGTGAAGCACAtcttttgtgttctgttttgtgGGTTATCAGCAGACTGGTGATCTGTGCCCAGCCCAGCAGAACTCTGATATGACggcaggacatctaaataaaaacagagtatTCTCCAGCAACCTGTCTCAGCCTGCAGGTGATCCTGACAAAGGCCAGGCGCCTGTTTTTACCAGCGCTGAGCCCTTAAGCACCATCCAGAAGCAGGACATTGTTGCGGGCAGCTCGTTCTCTGTGCCTGCAGACTCTCTGCTTCAGCAAGGATCACAGCAGTTCCTTTTGGAGACCAGAGATGGCCTCAGGCAGGAGAGGCCAGGTGTCAGTTCTGGAGCTGTGGGAAGGTTGTGTGGGGAACCTGCATCTCAACCGCAGCAGCTGCCACTCTTTCCTCCAGATGAAGTAGCCCAGCTGGAAGAAGCAGTGAGACAACTAAAAGCCAAAGGATACTGTAACTTATCACTTCAATCTGACAACCCTATaaccaaacagcagcagcaacacatcCAGCATCAGCAACAGATCCAAAAACAGCAaattcagcagcagcaacagcagcagcaggttatGGAgaatctgcagcagcagctgtttcagTCACAGATGCAGATGCACTGTGCCATGTTTCAGGATGCATCCCAGGCCAAGAATGGAGAGCTTCAGGTCTCATCACCAGGTGTGGTGACTAACCAGGGATCACTTTTCCAGCCGGaccagcaacagcaacaacagcaacaacaacagcagcagcaacagcaggcaGCTCTTTTTCAGCAGGCAAATGATCTTCTTTCTATCCAGACAAACTTCCTCCAGCAGACCCCATCTCACTCTTCACCACCGATGTTTCACAATCCCAGCACTCTGGCAGAAACGCAGGATCCACAGGGGGCGCTGTTTCAAAAAGCCTCCCAGGAACAGGTCCAGGCTGCACTCTTCCAAAGCACCATGACAGTGCTACAGTCTCCAGAGCAGCAAGCCTCATCCCCTGGACTCTTCCTCCCCCAGACCTCTATGTCCAATCAGCTTTCAAACAACAGTtcccagcaacagcagcagcaacagcagcagcagctggcctTCCTTAGCGCTTTACAATCTTCTTCCCCTGAACCACAGTCAGTATTTCAGACCCAGATCTCCCCCATCCAGCAGAGAAGCCCCATGGAGCAGGAGCAACCATCTCAGCCTCAACACCACACACAGCCAGCCCAGCAGGCCACCCTGTTTCAGAACATCTCCCCACATTCATCTACAAATTCACTTTCTCcaggccagcagcagcagcaacagcaggctGGCTTGCTGTTTTGCAGCAACACACTTTCCACACCAGACCAGGGCTCTAGCATCCTTTTCAGTAACCAAGGCCAAATGCCTCCTTTGACCAACAACAGTCTAGTTTCTCAAGAGCCCCAAAACACCCCTCTGCCCTTTTCTCAAGCCAACATGGTGACGGTAACCCAGCAAGATCGCCCAGAACCCATGACCTTAGGGAACCCTACTGAACCACCACAGCAAGCCATGTTTCAGGAGCAACAACCTATGCAGCTGGGGAACAGCAGCAACAGAGAGGAGCAGCCTGTGGGTCTCTTCATGCCTCAGTCCACTATGGCCTCTCTGCAGGGGGGTCTGGCCGCTCAGGAGCTTGCACAATCAGCCGTGTTTGCCTCACAGAATGGCGTGGCAAACCTCCAGACAACTACGTCCTCCCCTGTTCAACAGCCAGGATCTCTGTTTCAAACAGCTGTGAGTGGGAGCGTCAATCAATCCAGCCAGCCTCAACAAGCTGGCCTCTTCCTTTTCGGTATCCAGAACGGTAAGGAATTTATTAGGCAAGTGCACGTTGTTGAAACTGCTGAAATGACTCAAAGTGAGAAGTGAGGAACAAGATTATCACTTAGTTACTTTTAGTTCACTCTGGTTGCTCTCATTAGAGTTGTTTCCAGATGCAGCAAACAGCTGTTTATGGCAAGAAAAGATACAGTTAGTAATTAGCTGGTAAACCTAAAGGAGTATTACATAGTCAAAAAgcccatttttcttcttcattattTAGCAGAGCTAAAAAGAAGCTTCGTTGAGTGATGAGACTCACAACTTTGACTACTGAGCATTGCTTCGTATCTATTCAGTAGATTCACCACATCAACTTAAAGCGTGATAGAAAGTTAATGTGTTCATTGCATAGACAAGGGCTAGGCAACTCCaggctgtgttggatcaaggacacatctaaaacctgcaggacaccagtaCTCGAGGCCTGGACTTGCCTACCCCTGGCATAGACTGTATCTCTATGTATCACTACTTGTTTCTGCTGCCCTCAAGTGGCAAAAATGAGTTACTTCAGATTAAATTTCACATGTCTGTGAAATACCAGTATTAGAAtttatcctttttatttttattaatgttcATCTTTAACATATttgtaaagttgtttttttttttatccccatcctttaattgtccaataaaagaaaaacaaaacacaatttttaagTCTGATTTATAGGTTGCAAATTGGCAAGAATTGAGTACAGTCAAATCTGGATTGTGAGGACTCATTATTGACAGTAAAGTAGTGTCTccacttttcattcaaatttatgACCAAAGCATAAGTAATTAATAATCTGTTCACTGCTTACTTTATTCAAGGGCCTGTGGTTTGTTATTTTCTTGACTGTGGTTCCTGTTGAGTCATGAAGCTCTTTCTGTTCCTTCCTTGCAGAATGCGGCCAGTTGATGGAAACTCCTGGAAACACGCTGTCAGATCAGATAATAGCAATCAGCCAGTCTGGTCAGAAccagagagagagtgaagcgCACATCCAGTCCCTGCTCAGCCAGTCCCTCTCTCAGTCTGGCACTGTGCCGAACACCATGTCTGCCTCTCAGAACATGGAGAAGATTGACGATCTGCTGGTCAGCCTGCAGGAGCCGGGCAGCAACATAACTCGTTCCTACTAATTGAATGCAGGTTTATAACTTTTTCTATTTGTAGGTCCAAATATTGTCTCTTAGGAATTTTATGTAAGTTAAACCTTTAAAATTAACCCTCAgtgatgtgtttatttgtggtcacttcatgttttgtttttttctgaactaTATGCATATGATTTGGTCTTCTTTTAAGGGTGTGTTAGGAAAGAACAGTTAAGATGAGCTAAAGATTTTATAGTGATCATGAAGATAAAGTGGACAAATTAATATTCGGATaactaaaagaaatgaaacataaaCATCTCTAACTCAATGACTGAATGGCTGAAAATGGCAATGGACTCCAGAGAAGGAAACTTCCGTGAAACTTTGAAAGATGTTGAATTTAGACCTCGGGAAAGACACTAACCAGCAATCCTTGGAATTTGTTAGAGTTCTATCTGTAAGTAGAATTTCACTAATGTTATTTGCAGTATCTTTTAGTTCTTGTGGTGTTTTCACAAatcacattcttttttttttccttttttaaaaacttttgtattttggttGCACGGAGCATGGATTGTGTGACACAGTGAGAGGAGTGCGGTATGTAGGGGTTGAAGGGGTTTTAGTTCAAGGACCACATGAAATCAGTTTGATTTCATTTCAGTGGGTGTTAGGGCAGTTCAATCACTGAACTTcaactttaaaaagtttaataaacataAGTTAATGAATCCTccatttttcaaaaagaaaacaagaaccaACAGTCTGAGATGTTTTTGGTTTAACCTCAGTGTAGCATGACAGGCCATGAGTTATTTCTTTTTCAAGAGGGAGTTGGTTTAGACAGCCACTCTCATTAGTTGGAtgatttttaattacttttaactactgctattaaaaaaaaacaacagactgAAGAGACCACAGATTGTGCAAGTTCTACAGTTTGTTAAAGTCTTTGAGTGGGCTGAATTGGCTCCTCTGCcctcatgtttgacacccctggtagGTAGCTTCTGTTGAGTCATGTGATCCAACAGTgtagaaaatgtgaaagaaggCTGGAGCAGACAGAGAAATGAGAGACAAAGGACGAGCTGTAAAAACGAATACACACTAATCTTATGTAATATCGCAATtacgttttgtttgtttgtgggtaATATTTCATTGTTGTAGCAGCAAGCTTGCACCCAATAGTGTAAATAAATCCGCTTTAGTTGTCTTTGTCACAAAGTGACTTTGGTTTCATCGATGATGGAAGCTCAGATGCTCACTAGGTGTgctgtacttttctgtgttataTTTTGCTGCAAATCAGTCTTGTCAAGGCCAGTTGAGTAGACTGATGATGTGAAACACACACCAGTCAGCCACAATAATAAAACCTTCAATAGTTTAATGCAGTTTATCGCCCCGCTGGGAGAACTTGGTTCCTGACATTCATGAGGATAACTGGACCTGTTGTTTGACCAGCGTAAATACAGCTCAAGGAACATCACGCTTCCCAGATCCCAGTGATGTCAAGCATCGACAGTTTGAGCTGGAACAAGCCTGGTCTACGGACTCCTCAATTTACTACCGACCAAGTCCAGAAGGATCCTTGCCACCAGAGATCAGGACTCCGCCAGAGGTGTTCTTGAGGGACCCATGCAATATTAGGAAGAtgggttttaatgttgtggctggtCAGTGTCTTTTTGAGTATGAAATACTTTGCAGTATCCACCACAGTGTACAGGCTTTGTAATGACGGCGTGACAAAATTtaaggcattaaaaaaaaaaaaatcatcaccaGGAGGCAGCAAGTTTGCCTGAAGCTGCCTCTTCTGCATTGTTTACAGTGAATATGAATATGgatcataaaaacaaattaccACGAGAGTCTGATTTAAGCCAGTATCGCTAAATGTGTCCAAATTAGTTACTGtataacaaaaatgttttagaacAGTGTGAATTTTTGACATCTATGTTACAACTGTCACTGTTCATTCACAGAAAAAGCTAAAAcattattagtcctttattttatttatccaggtaaaaattctcattgagattaaaaatctaatttccaagagagacctggcatcgtACTAACATATTAGAATCCTAAAAGCTGTGCTGGAAAACTGGACAAATCAGGAAAAACTTACATTACCtgcattaaaatgttaaatgctaaCTTCAGATGACCTATATCTCGTATATGTACATGCACCTAGAGcagaatatattatatgtagaatatatatattatatttttattgtgtgctTTAGTGTCATTTTGTTGGTGTCATTCTGCGGCAGGCACGCATGAACAGGAGTAgtagtcttttttcttttttttttaaagcctttccAGCAGGTTATTAATGTGATTGATTCAGTGAATGTTGAAAAAGCAGCAGCATTCACTAATGCTACTGCACATCTCATCCAGGATAGTGTAGTAACATGCACGAATAGAGCCCGCTACGTATGTTTTCTTGTAAATGGATACTGTACAGTTTGGATACTGTACTGTACAGTTCATGTCGCCGTAAGCAGTTTGCCAGTGACCTCTGGACCAAAGGTTGACTCAAATCTTGCTCTGAATGAATCCAGGAATGATGGAAGGCCAGTTTTATGGCTCATGagtttttattctctttttacAGGCTTGCATTTTAGCTTTAAGATCAgcgtagttttttttttctcttcctttacagaatttacagattttatttttagatattGTTCTACTGTTCACGCTTTCCCCCTCAATGTCATGTCTAATTTCCCTTTAAAGTGTGTGCACGAACAAGGTGCTGGTCTCTGATAGGATCGGCCCCGTTTTACGCCTCGTTGTTGCCGTGTTTTCTGTGTATAGTTTGTCAGAAGTACATCAACGCCGCTACATTTTATACGCTTTCAAATCTGGATTAGCTGTCGGTTAGGATGGAGACGATGTAAACAGGGCGTAAGTTGGAAGAGTTGGAGTGGTTTTTAAAGGGACCCGATTCCTGAAGAAAACCCG comes from Astatotilapia calliptera chromosome 1, fAstCal1.2, whole genome shotgun sequence and encodes:
- the nfat5b gene encoding nuclear factor of activated T-cells 5 isoform X4, translating into MSQKSGGEAGPLPSASLASDASSLTMEGPRSAFSTSSSSTMHSSNLTNDQKPVKDSNVDPDDTRSTKVVPEAAGAERGNGNGRGSGELAGGKGVTTQEGPLHHPLTPSKRRTVLNISPPPEDLFDDSQMSCQDDGTQDTEQSNSIWMDESLSNFSVTSTLSYNDNTEVPRKSRKRTPRQRPGPKTAPAGEGSMDVFDADSAKGPHFVLSQLGPDSKGGHKGSSDEPQTTIQKGGTLSMQFPQKSEGKELKILVQPETQHRARYLTEGSRGSVKDRTQQGFPTVKLEGVSEPVVLQVFVGTDAGRVKPHGFYQACRVTGRNTTACKEVDIEGTTVIEVSLDPSSNMTLAVDCVGILKLRNADVEARIGVAGSKKKSTRARLVFRVNIPRPDGSVLTLQTPSSPILCTQPAGVPEILKKSLHSCSVRGGEEVFIIGKNFLKDTKVIFHENASDEKSWKAEAEIDMELFHQNHLIVKVPPYQNQVITSKVCVGIYVVTNAGRSHDVQPFTYTPDPATIDVPVKKELPSPVKTCSFDEQIKVKREDVTPMEVTSNLQSSGVFKQTGDLCPAQQNSDMTAGHLNKNRVFSSNLSQPAGDPDKGQAPVFTSAEPLSTIQKQDIVAGSSFSVPADSLLQQGSQQFLLETRDGLRQERPGVSSGAVGRLCGEPASQPQQLPLFPPDEVAQLEEAVRQLKAKGYCNLSLQSDNPITKQQQQHIQHQQQIQKQQIQQQQQQQQVMENLQQQLFQSQMQMHCAMFQDASQAKNGELQVSSPGVVTNQGSLFQPDQQQQQQQQQQQQQQQAALFQQANDLLSIQTNFLQQTPSHSSPPMFHNPSTLAETQDPQGALFQKASQEQVQAALFQSTMTVLQSPEQQASSPGLFLPQTSMSNQLSNNSSQQQQQQQQQQLAFLSALQSSSPEPQSVFQTQISPIQQRSPMEQEQPSQPQHHTQPAQQATLFQNISPHSSTNSLSPGQQQQQQQAGLLFCSNTLSTPDQGSSILFSNQGQMPPLTNNSLVSQEPQNTPLPFSQANMVTVTQQDRPEPMTLGNPTEPPQQAMFQEQQPMQLGNSSNREEQPVGLFMPQSTMASLQGGLAAQELAQSAVFASQNGVANLQTTTSSPVQQPGSLFQTAVSGSVNQSSQPQQAGLFLFGIQNECGQLMETPGNTLSDQIIAISQSGQNQRESEAHIQSLLSQSLSQSGTVPNTMSASQNMEKIDDLLVSLQEPGSNITRSY